The Littorina saxatilis isolate snail1 linkage group LG1, US_GU_Lsax_2.0, whole genome shotgun sequence nucleotide sequence CTGTACTATACTGTGCAGTGTACATTAAACACATCGCTTGACTGGtccggacagagagagagagagagagagagagagagagagagagagagagagagagagagagagagagagagagagagatagagagagagagagagagaactttttAGAACTttaaaactttattacataaggataaaggttttaggcctAGCCTAatcttaccccccgcgggttagggggaagaatttacccgatgctccccagcatgtcgtaagaggcgactaacggattctgtttctccttttgaatatagtccatttttgtaacgattttagtcaagcagtatgtaagaaatgttaagtcctttgtactggaaacttgcattctcccagtaaggtaatatattgtactacgttgcaagcccctggagcaaatttttgattagtgcttttgtgaacaagaaacaattgacaagtggctctatcccatctcccccctttccccgtcgcgatataaccttcgtggttgaaaacgacgttaaacaccaaataaagaaaaaagcctaatcttccaacctgtccttggaacatatacagagaataattgtaaacgaaagcaaagactgtgcacatacacacacacacacacacacacacacacacacacacacacacacacacacacacacacacacatgcacacagagagagagagagagagagagagagagagagagagagagagagagagacagacagacagacagacagacagacagacagacagacagacagacagacagatatagaaagacagacagacagacagatagacagggaCAGAAAGAgtcaggcagagacagacagacataaatacagactgaaagacagacagagaacgggAGGGTGGAAAggaggaaggggtgggggggggggtgtatctAATAAATCCACAGATACACCGAAATAGAAGATATTACgcctgtttttgtgtgcgtcATTTTGGGTGGGGTCATAAACAGTGAGTTTTTCTGAAGCTCTTGATTGGCAGTGTTTACACAAAACCGAAGGCCAGCGTGTCGAATTTCATCGTTGGGCAATTCAATTCACAGATAATTATTTTCGTAAATTGGGTTTCATCCTGTTTTTTGTCCGCATAGTGCATTGACTTAAACATATCATGTTGCAAAATTGCATGCCTGGGCTGTTGATATTTTATCTGAATATTATTTGTGTGCTGGCATGAATAAGCTTGAAGAGCCAGACTTTTTCCTTATATTATGATCGCATCGCGATGTTTAAGGTATAAATATTCCATGTTTCCAAGAGTAGGCTCCTTCAGTAAAGTATGCTCCAGGAAGCAGCATCACAAGGTGTTTGAAACACAACATTTGTGGTTTTGATTGTGTGATTTCCGTTTGGCAGTTTGGTTTTGGTGAGTTACTtataagaaaaaaaacaaaaactcgaCTTTCAATATTATTGATTTAATTATGCTTATTTATTGTTAGTTATGATATTATATCTATTTTTAtttatgtttatttatttttgattgacTTTATTTCAGTTTCACATTTCATAGGCAATTCTATCGCAATTTATGTATCTGGTTTTACTTTATTTTAATTATTTACTTTATGGTATATTATTTTACTACAATATTAATCATGTCCGTAACAATCTCATTTATCGTCTATTTTTCAATTgtctttgtttcgttttgtctgtgTTGGATCGAGTCTGTTTCGCTTTATTTGCGTTTTTCCGCGCACTGTATCTTTTTCTGATTCCCATTTTGTTCAGTCTgacctctttttacatttagtcaagttttgactaaatgttataacatagagggggaatcgagacgagggtcgtggtgtatctgtgtgtgtgtgtgtgtgtgtgtgtgtgtgtgtgtgtgtgtgtgtgtgtgtgtgtgtgtgtgtgtgtgtgtgtgtgtgtgtgtgtgtgtgtgtctgtgtgtctgtgcgtgtgtgtgtgtagagcgattcagaccaaactactggaccgatctttatgaaatttgacatgagagttcctgggaatgatatccccggacatgtttttcattttttcgataaatacctttgatgacgtcatatccggctttttgtaaaagttgaggcggcactgtcacaccctcatttttcaatcaaatttattgaaattttggccaagcaatcttcgacgaaggccggacttcggtattgcatttcagcttaatggcctaaaaattaattaatgactttggtcattaaaaatctgaaaattgtaaaaacaaaatttttttatcaaacgatccaaatttacgttcatcttattcttcatcattttctgattccaaaaacatataaatatgttatatttggattaaaaacaagctctgaaaattaaaaatataaaaattatgatcaaaattaaagtttcgaaatcaattttcatcttattccttgtcggttcctgattccaaaaacatatagatatgatatgtttggattaaaaacacgctcagaaagttaaaacgaagagaggtacagaaaagcgtgctatcctgctcagcgcaactactaccccgctcttcttgtcaatttcactgcctttgccacgagcggtggactgacgatgctacgagtatacggtcttgctgaaaaattgcattgcgttcagtttcattctgtgagttcgacagcttgactaaatgttgtattttcgccttacgcgacttgtttttattctaACGACTACGAACACTTTGAAAGCAAACACCTAACGTACTTTATTAAATCACAGTTCATGAAGCCCGATTGTACTTGCCTAACCaagttgttttttcttcattttcagAACTAAAACAAATATGATACGGCAAACACTTCTATATATCTTCCTGCTTCTGTGCTGCTCTTTGCTAACCCATGCAGGTTCTACTGCATGTATCAAAACCACCATGACGTTTGGAATTACAAATGAGCCAAATGGGACGTTTTGTGACTGGTTCAGCGACGGTTTTCAACTAATTAAGAATGAACAAGGTAACTGGTTTGCTTCCCTTAATGAGAGCAATGGTAGCCTGACGAGCGTTTTACAAAGTCCGACATCAAACGATTCGTGTCTGATGTTCCTATTCGACGTTGACTCGGAAACAAACAGTCAGCTCAGCGTACACCTACAACACGATAATCGCGAAAAAAGTGAAGAGTTGTTATGGTCGCTGTTTGAAGTCAACAAAAATAACTGGGATTTTGGTCGGGCTCCACTAAACAGTGCTGACAAGTACAGAGTTGTCTTCAGTGCAAGTTCGTCTAAACAAGTCTGGATAGATGACATACAAATCAGAGGACAATCAGACTGTATCGTCAAACCACCTGAAGCGAGACCAGCAACAACTcgacacaaaaacacaataacATACTCCACAGCTACAGGGTCTACTTTACAAGACCAGCCACCATCGTCGAGATGGATCGTAGTTGGTGTTGTCACTGTTTTTGCTGTAACGGTCAGCATCGCTGTTGCTGCTCTCGTTATTGTGTTCAGACAGAGGAGGAGGAATAGAACGCCTAGTGCTGGACAGCAGCCCGACCAAATGGTCAATCGTTGCGAGCTTCCTACGCCAAACTCCGACCACAAAAACGagcacaagactcaagagggCAACGGCAGCATGGGACTACCTGCGCGAGGAACTGCCAGCGCGAGCCAGCGTTTGTCCGAACAGTTTGAGCGAGACGACGAGGGCTACGAAGCTCCGGTCAGCCCATTAGCCCTCAATGACTACGACAGAGACCCAACATTTAGGAGGGATCATGGACCAAACGTCAAAGACGCCGCGCCTATGATCAACAGGCAGATGCTGGAACCTTCTGGTaaatttttgaaaataatattCCTTTTAAGATACGCTCTTTACCATGTAAGATATCTTCTGATTTACCACAGATCTACCCAGGCTTTTTATGGGATACAAATTATGCTTACAACTGGACACATTTTCAAGATATAGCCTGGCTGCCGACTGTGCTGAGTAGATCGTTTTTGTTGAATACGTTTCGTCATGAAACAATTGTTTGTTGATTCTGTCTTCGTGCACCTAACATGTGAACATAAGGCCACGTCCCATTTCCACGGAGTTATGCAAACGATCGTCTGCTACACAATGAGGTCATCACTGTAACGTCGATCCCATAATTTCAAAGTTCACGATAAAATACCTAAAATGATATCTGATTGAAACTATCCATCTTTTATTCAACGGTTAAATGAAAACATTTGtgtattggtttaaacaaaattttattcaggatttcttcgcatgaacagttcaaaacacacaactaggacacgcactcaagcaaatgcttatatcacgtgaccagaacaatactaagttacacacattttcgtaatgatggacataacaacaataaaccagaaaaacaaattgaaagaatggggatggggagctaaataggaacaaaggaatctacagaagataaaaagaaaagggagggagagggggaagaaagtactaacaaccacaaggagaggctaggacgaaagcgcattGTGTATTGACTTCACAAATAAAACAACGGGATGATGTTGATACTAATTATATCCTACCAATCCCTAAAAGGAAGCAGCGATTCTGCCGTGGCCGTAGACCTTGGAGACAGCGCACAGCAAAGCATGAGGCAGGAGATGGAAACTTGTTCTGCAGCAACCCGTAGAACCGGACGCTACGACTGTCTCGTTCAGCCAGACGCTGGCACCCAGTCTGCACAGTATGGCTATACCAGTCTGCGGGGCCTTGCCAAACACAACCTAATCGTCGAGGAAGCAGCAGACTACATCACGGTGGTGGGAGAGAGACAGTCAACTGTACAGCAAGGTTGCGACGTGGAGTATAGTCTTGCTAAAAGCATTACAGGAGACAATGAGAAACCAAGCGAGGAAGAAGTAAATGAATACATCACCTTAGTGGACGAGAGAGACAGTCAGCTTTACTGCACGGTTACCAAGTGAAATGAGTCTACCAGGGGAAGGttaacaggggcggatcacatcatgtttaaggggccgggggggggggggggggggaggggggtgttccaaatttcttttacggacaattcgacgacgggaagcgtttagttgagggcgcaaAGCGTTCCAATCTCCTAGGGGGGGTCCGGGaaacgtggaaaaaaacaaggaaaatggagcaatctgagccaagaaacttcgaATTCCCCtacctaatacaccttccaaaaagtaaatttaagaagacaaatttggatcaaaatagggacaattgaccgatctggtgcaacctgagccaacaaattacccaactactttcctAGATCGTCACTTAaaatacaaaggccggctcctaggggggtccgggagTATGCTCCCCCGACAAACTTTgttaaatcaaggaaaatggagcaatagGTGCagtctgagccatcagtttgtctttattttcaaattatttatttcttcttactttcttctttttgtgttctctttttttcttttttttctttttaggctgggggggggggggtgtttccgGAAATCCCGGaaacccccctggatccgcccctggttgACAGAGACAATGAGAACCCAAGCATGGCCTAACAAGAGACGGTTACTTTTGAGAATAATACCCTAAGCGTAACAAAACCCGGAAGAATTGCTCGCTTTAGTGAACGAGAGAGACGGTCAACTTTACTAAAAGGTAAGACAGTAATTACGTTTCAGGTGAAAAAGGTTACCAGAAACAATGGAAATCTATGAATGCAAGATGCTGGACAATATACTCCTTACGTGGACCAGAGAGGTTGACAATTTGATGGACTGATAAGCAagtaaaacacaatgtttagattACCATTGCttatgatgatgattactgttattggtttttatgtgtttggttggtctcttctttggtagtgcaatagcgttaattatggattgttgttatcatcatttacataaaaacttatctgttaatccaaacaatgatataattactgtgatgttcttaactacactttaacatggaatgtatgtatgtatgtatgtatgtatgtatgtatgtatgtatgtatgtatgtatgtatgtatgtatgtatgtatgtaggtatgtatgtaggcatgtatgcatgtgtattggtgtgtcggtgtgtcaggtgtgcaagaaaaaagggtatttttatatcatgggttttatgaattttcttcttttattcttttatagttattaattaatgacctatatgtgctgatgactaatttaatttcctttgttggatcaataaaatgttatgagtatGAGTTATGAGTAGTTGTTGACTATGACAAAATATTCGATAAAAGAAAGACATTGCGTTTGAGACAATGTTGTAATACTCTGGTGGGAAAAATCGGTTTTATAAGTCATACAATACATGCATATGAAGAGAAAACCATGTGTCAACTTTGGTGCACAGTGTTCTGTATTTGGTCAAGGGGAAAATTGCCACTATTAATACTTACAATGTATCAGCAGGCTTTGCGAAAGTTTGTCTCGAGGGATGGATACTTCTGCTAATTCAAATAATTAGAAGAGGTTGAATTTACAAAGTTTGAAGAAGTCAGGGGTATGCAAATGTGTTTACTGCTTTTGCTTTGTGTCGATGATAATGTATCCAGTACTATATACATGTTGGAATGTACAGAACGCAAAAAGGGTAATCAACTCTTTAACATTTATCGATACATTCTCAGAAAATAATCGATAACTTTACAAATcattggttgacatttttgcATTAATTAAACAAAATAATCAGTCGCCTCTGTTCCTTATCAATAAATGTGTGTCAGACGTCACATATGTTTTCTATCGACACAGAAGCAGGGGGATTGGTTAACAATTGTATGGATACAAAATATCGaacaatcaaataaaaaataattaaatacTTTTCTTAATGGTTATCGATAGTTTTTATAAAGTTAATAAACCTAGTGGCCTTCCATAAGAGTGTGCATGTTAATGTAGATACAATATTGCTCTTAGCAAGGTAAAACGTAGACCCATTCCAAAGTTGAGTAGAATATAAACAAAACCAATAATACAACTTTCTTCTATACGTCTATTCACCGCCAGACATCAAGGCGCTTTTATAAGGGCACAATTAGGAGGTTGTGTATAGTATTACTTGGTGAAGTTAGTGAAGTTGTTAATTGTGATCTAAAATTAATGGTGCATAGATTCATTTACACGAGAAAGTACCaagaaaaatgtttgtttttattatgtAAATATTACAAATTATATTGCGATTGCACAGGCACGCAGTGTGAGTTATATTAACACATGTGTTGTGCGTCATGTATACATTGTTTTATTATATACAGCAGGAACATGTTTATTTATTGTCTTATCCATTTATATTCAGTAATTGTGTTTAATGATTTTAGGATAACTGTTTTCATTTCAGTCTGCATGTTTTCTTCCAATCAACAGTGTTACATTCTGCGAAGTTTAACATGTCCTTATTTACAGTTTTGATAGAACAAAATAGAGTCGCAAAGGCAATCTATAATTCTAGAGTGTTTCTATATTTTGAAGTTTTGCAACACAACCTAGCATCTGTATGTATGTGCTTCAGTAATCTAATAAGTTTTCTTTTACAAAATAAAGGGTTGTTGATGACATACTATTCCATTAAAATAATGTTTTCTCATGCACCTCCCCTTTCTTTTGTGTAATCCTGTGATGTAAATGATCGAACTCGCCCTTTGtgtagcaaagtgcacttcgctaccctaaacactctaatcatcgcatagcgaaacagccttgtgtacagtacatagcagacgatacgatgatgcgcgcgcaccttgccggcgcaaattctaatacaatacctttctttatatatctacctaacttctatctttcaaagtcccttttatctttgatacggtcctaattatatttaggtttgcatagaagtcactgattaggctggatggctgcatattattgtgttatttacgataatgcttcgaactgaccaaagcgtcactctgaccttgaccggttttcatgtatcgttgagagaaattgattctcacaaactcatctttgtcttttcaatcattgttttgtcatttttgtatcactattacatatcccgtacctatgttgcatatgattttagtttgtttataaggatttggttgtaatgagtgatgcttggttcctctgcaaagattgctaatttatgcagacaggtactcgcgcaggaatttagccgattccatttactttcggactttaccgcttcgtactaagtcaatgtataattttcccccaagtaacgcatatcatgatgtttgtctagggttcttctttttatctgtatgatttatgagtttgtccattattccagtttagagagttttgtaattttccgcactgaagttggttcagtgccttcactaggaccattgtttttgcatcctactaaataaatataagtttttacgaaatgtgatctattgcaacagaaagctaaaggtcgtagctttaatttgatgtattgtttgttatgattggttatgtatttgtttaaataacgtggggtaaagcaagtgtaagaaacacagattccgtgtttctggccgtattcaggcgatttttattctcggcggacggtgctttctgtgcagtccgcgccggggctataagtataagcCGGACCCCGGCATAagcatgcattcgctcctagcagctgaacacgacactacacttgct carries:
- the LOC138966844 gene encoding uncharacterized protein, with amino-acid sequence MIRQTLLYIFLLLCCSLLTHAGSTACIKTTMTFGITNEPNGTFCDWFSDGFQLIKNEQGNWFASLNESNGSLTSVLQSPTSNDSCLMFLFDVDSETNSQLSVHLQHDNREKSEELLWSLFEVNKNNWDFGRAPLNSADKYRVVFSASSSKQVWIDDIQIRGQSDCIVKPPEARPATTRHKNTITYSTATGSTLQDQPPSSRWIVVGVVTVFAVTVSIAVAALVIVFRQRRRNRTPSAGQQPDQMVNRCELPTPNSDHKNEHKTQEGNGSMGLPARGTASASQRLSEQFERDDEGYEAPVSPLALNDYDRDPTFRRDHGPNVKDAAPMINRQMLEPSGSSDSAVAVDLGDSAQQSMRQEMETCSAATRRTGRYDCLVQPDAGTQSAQYGYTSLRGLAKHNLIVEEAADYITVVGERQSTVQQGCDVEYSLAKSITGDNEKPSEEEVNEYITLVDERDSQLYCTVTK